In Hymenobacter sublimis, a single genomic region encodes these proteins:
- the atpD gene encoding F0F1 ATP synthase subunit beta, giving the protein MANTGKITQVIGPVVDVSFAGESSKLPNILDALEVTKDNGQVVILECQQHLGEDRVRTIAMDSTEGLTRGAVVRDLGSPITMPTGEGVRGRLFNVIGHAIDGIEQPQSEGGLSIHRNAPAFEDLATSSEVLFTGIKVIDLLEPYVKGGKIGLFGGAGVGKTVLIMELVNNIAKAYGGLSVFAGVGERTREGNDLLREFLESDVIKYGEGFKHSMEEGGWDLTKVDAEALKDSKATLVFGQMNEPPGARARVALSGLTVAESFRDGDGTGAGRDILFFIDNIFRFTQAGSEVSALLGRMPSAVGYQPTLATEMGAMQERITSTKRGSITSVQAVYVPADDLTDPAPATTFAHLDATTVLSRKIAELGIYPAVDPLDSTSRILSVEVLGQEHYGTAQRVKEILQRYKELQDIIAILGMDELSEEDKLTVTRARRVQRFLSQPFHVAEQFTGLKGVLVDIKDTIKGFNEIIDGKYDHLPEAAFNLVGTIEDAVVKGEKLMSEAK; this is encoded by the coding sequence ATGGCGAATACCGGCAAAATCACCCAGGTTATCGGTCCCGTCGTGGACGTAAGCTTCGCGGGTGAAAGCTCCAAGCTTCCCAACATCCTCGACGCCCTCGAAGTGACAAAAGACAATGGCCAGGTAGTTATCCTGGAGTGTCAGCAACACCTGGGCGAAGACCGTGTGCGCACCATCGCCATGGACTCGACCGAGGGCCTGACCCGCGGCGCAGTAGTTCGTGACCTCGGCTCGCCCATCACCATGCCCACCGGCGAAGGTGTGCGCGGCCGTCTGTTTAACGTGATTGGTCATGCCATCGACGGCATCGAGCAGCCCCAGAGCGAGGGTGGCCTGTCCATCCACCGCAATGCCCCGGCTTTCGAAGACCTGGCTACTTCCTCGGAAGTACTGTTCACGGGTATCAAAGTAATTGACTTGCTCGAGCCGTATGTAAAGGGCGGCAAAATTGGTTTGTTCGGGGGTGCCGGCGTAGGCAAAACCGTACTCATCATGGAGTTGGTAAACAACATTGCCAAGGCCTACGGTGGTCTGTCGGTGTTTGCTGGCGTGGGTGAGCGTACCCGCGAAGGCAATGACCTACTGCGCGAATTCTTGGAGTCGGACGTAATTAAGTACGGCGAAGGCTTCAAGCACTCGATGGAAGAAGGTGGCTGGGACCTCACGAAAGTGGACGCCGAAGCCCTGAAAGACTCGAAGGCTACCCTCGTGTTCGGCCAGATGAATGAACCCCCCGGAGCCCGGGCCCGCGTAGCCCTCTCGGGCCTGACGGTAGCCGAAAGCTTCCGCGACGGTGATGGCACCGGTGCTGGCCGCGACATCCTGTTCTTCATCGACAACATTTTCCGCTTTACCCAGGCGGGTTCGGAAGTATCGGCTCTGCTGGGCCGGATGCCTTCGGCCGTAGGGTACCAGCCCACGCTGGCTACCGAAATGGGTGCCATGCAGGAGCGCATTACCTCTACCAAGCGCGGTTCCATCACGTCGGTGCAGGCAGTATATGTGCCAGCCGATGACTTGACTGACCCGGCTCCGGCAACTACGTTTGCTCACTTGGACGCTACCACCGTACTGTCGCGTAAGATTGCCGAGCTGGGCATCTACCCCGCAGTAGACCCGCTGGACTCGACCTCGCGCATTCTGTCGGTAGAGGTACTAGGCCAGGAGCATTACGGTACCGCCCAGCGCGTAAAGGAGATTTTGCAGCGCTACAAAGAACTGCAGGACATCATCGCCATCCTGGGTATGGACGAACTCTCCGAAGAAGACAAGCTGACGGTAACCCGCGCCCGCCGCGTGCAGCGCTTCCTGTCGCAGCCCTTCCACGTAGCTGAGCAGTTCACCGGCCTGAAAGGTGTGCTGGTTGACATCAAAGACACCATCAAAGGCTTCAACGAAATCATCGACGGCAAGTACGACCACTTGCCCGAGGCGGCTTTCAACCTGGTTGGTACCATTGAGGATGCCGTGGTGAAAGGCGAGAAGCTGATGTCGGAAGCCAAGTAG
- the atpC gene encoding ATP synthase F1 subunit epsilon — translation MHLEIITPDRKVFEGEVTSARFPGADGLFEVLNNHAPLISALQPGDIVLNGGATTFRIEGGVVEVLRNNVIVLAEGASA, via the coding sequence ATGCATCTGGAAATCATCACGCCGGACCGGAAAGTGTTTGAAGGCGAGGTTACGTCGGCCCGGTTTCCGGGTGCCGATGGCCTGTTTGAGGTTCTCAACAACCACGCCCCGCTTATTTCAGCCTTGCAGCCTGGCGACATCGTGCTGAACGGCGGCGCTACTACTTTTCGCATTGAAGGCGGGGTAGTCGAAGTGCTGCGCAACAACGTAATTGTGCTGGCTGAAGGCGCTTCGGCGTAA
- a CDS encoding trans-sulfuration enzyme family protein: MHIHPKITPIYQTSVFKFEDLNELEQYFGEPGSRYMYSRNGNPNSDELAEAVNQWEGGAGAIATGSGMAAIFAALAACCQAGDHVLCAADIYGGSSSLLNQELSRMGITVTYVPFEQLYELEQFVQPTTRVVLAETISNPLLRVADLQRLATECHQHGLKLVVDNTFASPVLTRPLALGADLVMHSVTKYIAGHSDVTAGVVVATDPELAARLKQISILYGLTLSPMESWLAVRGLKTLRLRMREHSHNALALAQFLQEQPVVRAVYYPGLPDHPQHALALAQGSGLFGGMLSILLADETEVVNRFMHRSQRFPFAPSLAGVDSSMSYPLGTSHRYLTPEQQQQLGISPGLVRLSVGIEPVEELLADLEQALR, from the coding sequence ATGCACATCCACCCCAAAATCACCCCGATTTACCAAACTTCCGTGTTCAAGTTCGAAGACCTGAACGAGCTGGAACAGTACTTTGGGGAGCCAGGCAGCCGGTACATGTACTCGCGCAACGGCAACCCCAACTCCGATGAGCTAGCGGAGGCGGTAAACCAGTGGGAGGGTGGAGCCGGGGCCATTGCTACTGGCTCCGGAATGGCTGCCATTTTCGCTGCCTTAGCTGCGTGCTGCCAGGCGGGCGACCATGTGCTGTGTGCCGCCGACATTTACGGGGGCTCCTCGTCGCTGCTGAATCAGGAACTGAGCCGCATGGGCATTACTGTGACGTATGTGCCGTTTGAGCAGCTGTATGAGTTGGAGCAATTCGTGCAGCCTACTACGCGGGTGGTGTTGGCCGAAACCATCAGCAACCCGCTACTGCGAGTGGCAGACTTGCAGCGGCTTGCTACTGAGTGTCATCAGCACGGGCTGAAGCTGGTTGTTGACAACACCTTTGCCTCTCCGGTGCTGACTCGCCCCTTGGCCCTGGGCGCTGATTTAGTGATGCACAGCGTAACCAAATACATAGCTGGCCACTCCGACGTAACCGCTGGGGTAGTGGTAGCCACTGACCCCGAGTTGGCCGCGCGGCTAAAGCAGATCAGCATACTTTACGGCTTGACTCTAAGCCCAATGGAAAGCTGGCTGGCCGTACGGGGCCTGAAAACCCTACGCCTGCGTATGCGTGAGCACAGTCACAATGCCCTCGCCCTTGCTCAGTTCTTACAAGAGCAGCCAGTTGTGCGGGCCGTTTACTACCCCGGGCTACCCGACCATCCACAGCATGCCCTGGCCCTGGCCCAGGGTAGCGGATTATTTGGGGGCATGCTCTCCATCCTGCTAGCCGATGAGACTGAGGTAGTAAACCGCTTCATGCACCGGAGCCAGCGCTTCCCCTTCGCGCCTTCCCTGGCGGGAGTCGACTCATCCATGTCCTACCCCCTGGGTACCTCGCACCGCTACCTGACGCCGGAACAGCAGCAGCAACTAGGCATCAGCCCAGGGCTAGTACGGTTGTCAGTAGGTATAGAGCCGGTAGAGGAATTGCTGGCTGATCTGGAACAAGCCCTTCGGTAG